A genomic region of Bactrocera dorsalis isolate Fly_Bdor chromosome 3, ASM2337382v1, whole genome shotgun sequence contains the following coding sequences:
- the LOC105222586 gene encoding trypsin alpha-3 produces the protein MRTTWTLLIFSLWLNHYARNATPVSGTDVEQPTDVPSIGDTNATKPVVSGDGDDDEDDWFNYDGRIIGGLPTSIRNFPYQVSLQYRGQHICGGAIVRPNVVITAAHCVDPSMKVSAFKVRAGSSQHAYGGQLRAVQRILRHEGYSSTTYNLDVALLQLQRELVYTEMVQPVELATQSAVLSAQAKLFVSGWGLTSETGYVSAMLNYVDVQLIGQETCAQNYKYVVPITTEMFCAGYSNGGKDSCQGDSGGPLVTYTRKVPTLYGIVSWGVGCAQKEYPGVYAKVSALRPWIDAQLADIDKRNGKVY, from the coding sequence ATGCGCACCACTTGGACGCTCCTGATATTCAGCTTGTGGCTCAACCACTACGCCAGGAATGCGACGCCAGTCAGTGGCACGGATGTTGAGCAACCCACAGACGTGCCTTCAATTGGCGACACCAACGCAACCAAACCCGTTGTTTCTGGCGACGGCGATGATGACGAGGACGACTGGTTCAACTATGATGGACGCATCATTGGCGGCCTGCCCACATCCATACGGAATTTTCCCTACCAGGTGTCGCTGCAGTACCGTGGCCAGCATATTTGTGGCGGCGCCATAGTGCGACCGAACGTTGTCATCACCGCGGCACATTGCGTTGACCCGTCGATGAAGGTGAGTGCATTTAAGGTGCGCGCCGGCTCCTCGCAACACGCTTATGGCGGTCAATTGCGTGCGGTGCAGCGTATACTCCGTCATGAGGGTTACTCTTCGACCACGTATAATCTGGATGTGGCGCTGTTGCAACTCCAACGCGAACTTGTTTATACAGAAATGGTGCAACCCGTCGAATTGGCGACGCAAAGTGCTGTGTTGTCGGCGCAAGCGAAGCTCTTCGTTAGCGGTTGGGGTCTCACCAGCGAGACGGGCTATGTGTCAGCGATGTTGAATTACGTGGATGTACAATTGATCGGGCAGGAGACTTGTGCACAGAATTATAAGTACGTGGTGCCGATAACGACGGAAATGTTCTGTGCCGGCTATAGTAATGGTGGTAAGGACTCGTGTCAGGGTGATTCGGGTGGTCCGTTAGTCACTTACACTCGCAAGGTGCCCACACTGTACGGTATTGTTTCGTGGGGTGTCGGCTGTGCACAAAAGGAATATCCGGGCGTCTATGCGAAGGTGTCCGCGTTGAGACCGTGGATTGATGCGCAGCTGGCAGACATTGATAAACGTAACGGAAAAGTGTATTGA